The DNA region ATCGTTGTGGCGGCTTTCTCCGGTGGGTAGCCGCGCAGTTTGTACAGCCGTGTGATCCGTTCGCGGCGGCGCCGTTGTGCTGCCTCGTCGAGGCCGACGAAGCGTGCGGTGCCGGTGATGCCGGTGGTCACGAATCCGGGGCAGACGGCTGTGACGCCGATGTCCTTTCCTGCGAGTTCCGCGCGTAGGCATTCGCTCAGCATCAGCACTGCCGCTTTGGACGTGCCGTACGCGGGCAGCAGCCTGGTGGGCTGGTAGGCGGCGGCGGACGCGATGTTGACGATGTGTCCTCCTTGCCCGCGGTCTGCCATCTGTCTGCCGAAGAGGCGGCAGCCGTGGATGACGCCCCAGAGGTTGGTGTCCAGGGTTCGCTGCCAGTCTTCGACGCTGGTGTCCAGGAAGGGCCCTGAGACGCCTATGCCGGCGTTGTTGACGAGGACGTCGACGGTTCCGTGTTCGTCGGCGACTTTCGCGGCGAGCTTCTCCATCCGGTGTTGGTCGCTCACGTCGGCGGTCTCGGCCCACGCCTGTGCGGCGCCTGCCTGTATGGCCGAGTCGGCGGTGTGCGCGGCTCGTTCGCCGTCGATGTCCACTGCTATGACTCGTGCTCCGGCGGCTGCGAAGGTCAGGGCGGTGGCCCGGCCGATGCCGCTTCCCGCGCCGGTGATCAGCACGAGTCTGCCGCCGAAGCGTTCCGCGAAGGTCTTCGAGTAGCGCTTCTCGGATGCTTTCTCGACGGTCTTCGCAACGGCCTTGTCGGGTGACTCAGCGAAGGTCTTGCCGTGTGCGGCGGCGGTGGCGGCGCTGGTGTCCCGCCGGTCGTGCCGCGGTTCGGGCCGGGGGTCCGTAGGCCCGTTCTCCCGGGCGTCGACGAAGTCGCCGATCCAGGTGGCCAGTTGGTCGGGCCGCGTGCGCGGGATCCAGTGTCTGGCGTCGATGGTCCGCCGGGTCACGTCGGGCGCCCATGTCTCCACGTCGTCGTAGAGCCGTTCGCTGAGGAAGGCGTCACGGGTCGGTGTGATCAGTTGGACGGGGACGTGGGCGTGGCAGTCCTCTCTGGGGGCGGCGCAGCCTGTAGCGCACGTTGTCGCGGTAGAGCCAGGCTCCGTGGGCGGCGTCGCGCGGCAGCGACGAGGTGGGGTAGCCGTCGTCGGGGAGTTTCTCGGCGCGGCGCAGCAGCCGCGGCCAGTACCGGGACAGCGGCCCGCGCCATGCCAGTTCGGGCAGGACGGGGGTGTGGAGCATGTAGACGTACCAGGAGCGGGCGCCTTGGGCGGCTGCCTGGGCGAGTCGCCGTGGTGTGGGGCGGCTGACGCGTTTTTTGATCCAGTGTCCGAAGTGGTCGAGGGACGGGCCGGACATGGAGGTGAGGGAGGCGATGCGGCCTCGGGTCTCCTCGGTGGTGGCGAATTCCCAGCCTTGTACGGAGCCCCAGTCGTGTCCCACCACGTGTACGGGCCGCCCGGGGGAGACGGCTTCGGCGACGGTGAGGAAGTCCTGGGTGAGTTTTTCCAGGGTGAAGCCGCCGCGTAGGGGTGTGGGTGCGGAGGAGCGGCCGCAGCCTCGTACGTCGTAGGCCACGACGTGGTAGCGGCCGGAGAGCCGTCGCGCGATCTTCGTCCAGACTTCCTTGCTGTCGGGGTAGCCGTGTACGAGGACGACGGTGGGCTGTCGGGGGTCGCCGAGTTCCGCGACGCACAGTTCGACGCCTTCGGGTGTGCGTACTCGCCGTTCCCTTGCGCCTTCGAGTGCCGCGTCGGGTGCGCGGTGGAGTGCCGTGCCGGTGCTCTTCGCCGGTGCCGTGCCCTGCTTCGGCATCAGTCCCCGGTCTCCGCTGTGTCCGCCGTCGCCGCCGTCGCCTGTGTCGTTGCGGCCTTGGCCGTCGTCCCGCTCGTTCACAGTTCCCCCACCTGTCGGTGCCGGCGGCGCCTGGAGGTGGCCGCCGGGTCGGTGTGTGGCCGACATGGTCAAGATGACTACGGGTCGCGGTGGGCGTCAACAGGGCTTCGGTGCCTGTGGATACCGGCGGTAAGCAATGGTGGTGCGGGTGTGCGCCGGGCCGGGGGCCCATCTGCCCGTCGCGGGGCGGGTTTTGGCCCCGCCTGGTAGGACCTGGCCGTGCCTGGCCCCTCTTGTCCTACGACCCCCTTAAGGGAGCATCACCCTTCGGTACCAGTCGGATCCAGCCCCCTGGGCGGACGTGACACATGGCTGTGAGGCCCTAGCGTCTGGGGTGTGACTGTGATTGCTATCGAAAGCCTGACCAAGCGGTACCCACGGGTGACCGCGCTGGACCGGCTGACCGTAGGCATCACACCGGGTGTTACCGGCCTGGTGGGCGCCAACGGGGCCGGTAAATCGACCCTCATCAAGATCCTGCTGGGGCTCGCTCCCGCGACGGAGGGCGGCGCCACGGTGCTCGGTCTCGACGTGGCCCGCGAGGGCTCGGCGATCCGTGAGCGCGTCGGCTACATGCCCGAGCACGACTGTCTGCCGCCCGATGTGTCGGCGACGGAGTTCGTCGTGCACATGGCCCGCATGTCGGGGCTGCCGTTCACCGCGGCACGTGAGCGTACGGCGGACACCCTGCGCCATGTCGGCCTGTACGAGGAGCGCTACCGCCCCATGGGCGGCTATTCGACGGGCATGAAGCAGCGCGTCAAGCTCGCTCAGGCCCTGGTGCACGACCCGAAGCTGGTGCTGCTGGACGAGCCGACGAACGGCCTGGACCCGGTGGGCCGTGACGAGATGCTCGCCCTGATCCGCCGTGTCCACACGGACTTCGGCATCTCGGTGCTCGTCACGTCGCATCTGCTGGGCGAGTTGGAGCGCACGTGCGACCACGTCGTCGTCATCGACGGCGGCAAGCTGCTGCGTGCCTCCAGCACGGCCGACTTCACCAAGAGCACCCCGTCGCTGACGGTGGAGGTCACGGACACCGATGCCCATCCGGACGGTACGGAGGCGCTGCGTTCGGCGCTGGCGGCCGCCGGTCTGACCGCGCGTGCCCCGGGTTCTGCGGGTGCGCCGGGTGCCGGCCATGTGCTGATGGTCGACGCCTCGGACGAGTCGGCGTACGACACGGTGCGCGACACCGTCGTGGAGCTGGGTCTGGGTCTGGTGCGGATGGAGCAGAGCCGCCACCGCATCGCCGAGGTCTTCCAGGACGACGACCGGACCGACGGCCACGCGGGGGCCTCCCCTGCCATGTCGTCCTCGGCGGCGGGCCCGGCCACCGCCGGCGACCCGGCAGCCGACTGTCAACTCCAGCCGCAGAAGGGAGGCAGCGGCGATGCCGTCTGAGCCTCACGCCAGCACGAGCACGTCCGTCGCGACCGCGGGCCGCCCGCCGGGGCAGCGCGGCGACGACGTCATCCACAACATCGGCTACCGCAACTACGACGGTCCGCGACTGGGCCGCGGCTATGCCCGCACCTCTCTGTTCGAGCAGTCCCTGCGCGGCGCGTACGGCCTGGGCCGTTCCGCGAAGTCGAAGGTGCTGCCGATGATCCTCTTCGCGGTCATGTGCGTGCCGGCGGCGATCGTCGTCGCCGTGACGGTCTTCACCAAGGCCAAGCAGATGCCGGTCGACTACAACG from Streptomyces marispadix includes:
- a CDS encoding ABC transporter ATP-binding protein gives rise to the protein MIAIESLTKRYPRVTALDRLTVGITPGVTGLVGANGAGKSTLIKILLGLAPATEGGATVLGLDVAREGSAIRERVGYMPEHDCLPPDVSATEFVVHMARMSGLPFTAARERTADTLRHVGLYEERYRPMGGYSTGMKQRVKLAQALVHDPKLVLLDEPTNGLDPVGRDEMLALIRRVHTDFGISVLVTSHLLGELERTCDHVVVIDGGKLLRASSTADFTKSTPSLTVEVTDTDAHPDGTEALRSALAAAGLTARAPGSAGAPGAGHVLMVDASDESAYDTVRDTVVELGLGLVRMEQSRHRIAEVFQDDDRTDGHAGASPAMSSSAAGPATAGDPAADCQLQPQKGGSGDAV